Proteins co-encoded in one Neodiprion lecontei isolate iyNeoLeco1 chromosome 3, iyNeoLeco1.1, whole genome shotgun sequence genomic window:
- the LOC107216637 gene encoding endothelin-converting enzyme 1-like isoform X4 encodes MVCKKTNHYSSSLRVSRLIVVTIFIQLPFLIRMDNLFPYVDYSKNPCDDFYTFACGNFQNVHPVPEGYSIWDGFIRLQREVDERLKELLENERSVGDSKSFVKAQDMYAACIDTKTRDRRGISPMLKVLEEIWPKKNEESTMSKITSADWQRMARFVANYGVQFFFKLTVRTDMWNATKTSIYIEHDDLTLPTALLRQPVRILDNDFSSRTDSTFIEYLSKIMIILRDFTESDISDYEISAKARSINEFMNVLADPKELNYGRDTAKTNIPNVGSTTLAKLQAWTDEVLDQFTDTINWRTYLQIAFKKSRVKVNNDTQIFITNRSLLRNLLIYAHETGKELLNDFVYSRMVTFMAPELSSEMYNISMDFYINRGYVPPGYPTWKYCLHKVLDFPKIGLSFTVAQKYREKYVSEERIKRAQEMMEKLRDALEELIDEAEWMDDFTKNYAIYKLNSILILTGSPDYLKTESQVDQYYRKLKIYRYDHFGNMNRLRSFSQWKNFAELRTYRNRNSWTQSPLIVNAYYNGINNRILFPISTMAEPFFSGNSGSFFDYARIGSVMAHELTHAFDSQGRLLDAEGSLKGWWSQSTEQVYATKIKCFIKQYNQYISGDSKATTASTRYPKILPTMLD; translated from the exons ATGGTCTGTAAAAAAACTAATCATTATTCGTCTTCTTTACGCGTTTCAAGGTTGATCGTCGTGaccattttcattcaattgcCCTTTCTGATACGGATGGATAATCTTTTTCCATACGTGGATTATTCAAAGAATCCCTGTGATGATTTTTACACTTTTGCttgtggaaattttcaaaatgtacaTCCTGTCCCCGAGGGGTATAGTATTTGGGACGGGTTTATCAGATTGCAAAGAGAAGTCGATGAACGATTGAAAG AATTATTGGAGAACGAAAGATCTGTGGGAGATTCAAAGTCTTTTGTAAAAGCCCAGGACATGTACGCAGCTTGTATAGATACAAAAACTCGTGATAGGAGAGGAATTTCACCAATGTTAAAAGTATTGGAAGAAATTTGGCCTAAAAAAAATGAGGAGAGTACGATGTCTAAAATAACTTCGGCCGATTGGCAAAGAATGGCTAGATTCGTTGCTAATTATGgcgtgcaattttttttcaaactaacAGTTCGAACTGATATGTGGAATGCAACGAAAACTtcgatatat ATCGAGCACGATGATTTGACATTACCTACTGCATTGCTGCGACAACCAGTACGGATTTTGGACAATGATTTTTCTAGTAGAACCGACTCTACCTTTATCGaatatttgtcaaaaattatGATCATATTGCGGGATTTTACTGAAAGTGACATCAGCGATTATGAAATCAGCGCGAAAGCGAGAAGTATCAACGAATTCATGAACGTCTTGGCGGATCCAAAG GAATTAAATTACGGCAGAGATACCGCGAAGACTAATATTCCTAACGTAGGAAGTACGACGTTGGCAAAATTACAAGCTTGGACAGACGAAGTACTGGATCAATTTACCGACACG ATTAATTGGAGAACGTATCTACAGATCGCCTTCAAAAAGTCTAGGGTCAAAGTGAACAATGACACGCAGATTTTTATCACGAATCGAAGTCTGTTGCGTAACTTGTTAATATACGCGCACGAAACGGGAAAGGAGCTGTTGA ATGATTTCGTCTATAGTCGGATGGTCACTTTTATGGCACCTGAATTGTCATCagaaatgtacaatatttcaatGGATTTCTACATAAATCGCGGATACGTGCCTCCAGGTTATCCAACATGGAAGTATTGTCTCCACAAG GTTTTAGATTTTCCGAAAATCGGACTGAGCTTCACCGTCGCACAAAAATACCGAGAAAAATATGTTAGCGAAGAAAGAATCAAAAGGGCGCAGGAAATGATGGAAAAGTTGAGAGACGCTTTGGAAGAATTGATAGATGAGGCAGAATGGATGGACGACTTTACCAAAAATTATGCAATCTACAAATTGAATAGCATACTGATACTAACTGGAAGCCCGGATTATTTAAAAACTGAATCACAAGTGGATCAGTATTACAGAAAG CTGAAAATTTACAGGTACGACCATTTTGGAAATATGAATAGACTTCGAAGTTTCAgtcaatggaaaaatttcgcgGAGTTACGAACCTACCGAAATAGAAATTC ATGGACGCAATCACCACTAATCGTCAACGCTTATTACAACGGAATAAATAATAGAATAC TATTTCCCATCAGCACAATGGCAGAACCATTCTTCTCTGGCAATAGTGGAAG TTTTTTCGACTACGCTCGTATCGGTTCAGTAATGGCACACGAACTTACACACGCGTTCGACAGCCAAG GACGATTATTGGATGCTGAAGGCTCATTGAAAGGCTGGTGGTCCCAGTCAACTGAACAAGTATACgcgacaaaaataaaatgcttCATCAAACAATATAACCAGTACATTTCGGGAGATTCTAAAGCAACT ACGGCAAGTACACGTTATCCGAAAATATTGCCGACAATGTTGGATTGA
- the LOC107216637 gene encoding endothelin-converting enzyme 1-like isoform X5 — translation MVCKKTNHYSSSLRVSRLIVVTIFIQLPFLIRMDNLFPYVDYSKNPCDDFYTFACGNFQNVHPVPEGYSIWDGFIRLQREVDERLKELLENERSVGDSKSFVKAQDMYAACIDTKTRDRRGISPMLKVLEEIWPKKNEESTMSKITSADWQRMARFVANYGVQFFFKLTVRTDMWNATKTSIYIEHDDLTLPTALLRQPVRILDNDFSSRTDSTFIEYLSKIMIILRDFTESDISDYEISAKARSINEFMNVLADPKELNYGRDTAKTNIPNVGSTTLAKLQAWTDEVLDQFTDTINWRTYLQIAFKKSRVKVNNDTQIFITNRSLLRNLLIYAHETGKELLNDFVYSRMVTFMAPELSSEMYNISMDFYINRGYVPPGYPTWKYCLHKVLDFPKIGLSFTVAQKYREKYVSEERIKRAQEMMEKLRDALEELIDEAEWMDDFTKNYAIYKLNSILILTGSPDYLKTESQVDQYYRKLKIYRYDHFGNMNRLRSFSQWKNFAELRTYRNRNSWTQSPLIVNAYYNGINNRILFPISTMAEPFFSGNSGRFGATQVQQNIATNTHPTNIAYWDRYRIWKILPKLGNVMR, via the exons ATGGTCTGTAAAAAAACTAATCATTATTCGTCTTCTTTACGCGTTTCAAGGTTGATCGTCGTGaccattttcattcaattgcCCTTTCTGATACGGATGGATAATCTTTTTCCATACGTGGATTATTCAAAGAATCCCTGTGATGATTTTTACACTTTTGCttgtggaaattttcaaaatgtacaTCCTGTCCCCGAGGGGTATAGTATTTGGGACGGGTTTATCAGATTGCAAAGAGAAGTCGATGAACGATTGAAAG AATTATTGGAGAACGAAAGATCTGTGGGAGATTCAAAGTCTTTTGTAAAAGCCCAGGACATGTACGCAGCTTGTATAGATACAAAAACTCGTGATAGGAGAGGAATTTCACCAATGTTAAAAGTATTGGAAGAAATTTGGCCTAAAAAAAATGAGGAGAGTACGATGTCTAAAATAACTTCGGCCGATTGGCAAAGAATGGCTAGATTCGTTGCTAATTATGgcgtgcaattttttttcaaactaacAGTTCGAACTGATATGTGGAATGCAACGAAAACTtcgatatat ATCGAGCACGATGATTTGACATTACCTACTGCATTGCTGCGACAACCAGTACGGATTTTGGACAATGATTTTTCTAGTAGAACCGACTCTACCTTTATCGaatatttgtcaaaaattatGATCATATTGCGGGATTTTACTGAAAGTGACATCAGCGATTATGAAATCAGCGCGAAAGCGAGAAGTATCAACGAATTCATGAACGTCTTGGCGGATCCAAAG GAATTAAATTACGGCAGAGATACCGCGAAGACTAATATTCCTAACGTAGGAAGTACGACGTTGGCAAAATTACAAGCTTGGACAGACGAAGTACTGGATCAATTTACCGACACG ATTAATTGGAGAACGTATCTACAGATCGCCTTCAAAAAGTCTAGGGTCAAAGTGAACAATGACACGCAGATTTTTATCACGAATCGAAGTCTGTTGCGTAACTTGTTAATATACGCGCACGAAACGGGAAAGGAGCTGTTGA ATGATTTCGTCTATAGTCGGATGGTCACTTTTATGGCACCTGAATTGTCATCagaaatgtacaatatttcaatGGATTTCTACATAAATCGCGGATACGTGCCTCCAGGTTATCCAACATGGAAGTATTGTCTCCACAAG GTTTTAGATTTTCCGAAAATCGGACTGAGCTTCACCGTCGCACAAAAATACCGAGAAAAATATGTTAGCGAAGAAAGAATCAAAAGGGCGCAGGAAATGATGGAAAAGTTGAGAGACGCTTTGGAAGAATTGATAGATGAGGCAGAATGGATGGACGACTTTACCAAAAATTATGCAATCTACAAATTGAATAGCATACTGATACTAACTGGAAGCCCGGATTATTTAAAAACTGAATCACAAGTGGATCAGTATTACAGAAAG CTGAAAATTTACAGGTACGACCATTTTGGAAATATGAATAGACTTCGAAGTTTCAgtcaatggaaaaatttcgcgGAGTTACGAACCTACCGAAATAGAAATTC ATGGACGCAATCACCACTAATCGTCAACGCTTATTACAACGGAATAAATAATAGAATAC TATTTCCCATCAGCACAATGGCAGAACCATTCTTCTCTGGCAATAGTGGAAG atttgGTGCCACACAGGTGCAACAGAACATAGCGACAAACACGCACCCCACAAATATCGCATACTGGGACCGATACAGAATATGGAAAATTTTGCCAAAACTTGGCAATGTTATGAGATGA
- the LOC107216637 gene encoding endothelin-converting enzyme 1-like isoform X3 gives MVCKKTNHYSSSLRVSRLIVVTIFIQLPFLIRMDNLFPYVDYSKNPCDDFYTFACGNFQNVHPVPEGYSIWDGFIRLQREVDERLKELLENERSVGDSKSFVKAQDMYAACIDTKTRDRRGISPMLKVLEEIWPKKNEESTMSKITSADWQRMARFVANYGVQFFFKLTVRTDMWNATKTSIYIEHDDLTLPTALLRQPVRILDNDFSSRTDSTFIEYLSKIMIILRDFTESDISDYEISAKARSINEFMNVLADPKELNYGRDTAKTNIPNVGSTTLAKLQAWTDEVLDQFTDTINWRTYLQIAFKKSRVKVNNDTQIFITNRSLLRNLLIYAHETGKELLNDFVYSRMVTFMAPELSSEMYNISMDFYINRGYVPPGYPTWKYCLHKVLDFPKIGLSFTVAQKYREKYVSEERIKRAQEMMEKLRDALEELIDEAEWMDDFTKNYAIYKLNSILILTGSPDYLKTESQVDQYYRKLKIYRWTQSPLIVNAYYNGINNRILFPISTMAEPFFSGNSGSFFDYARIGSVMAHELTHAFDSQGRLLDAEGSLKGWWSQSTEQVYATKIKCFIKQYNQYISGDSKATIDGKYTLSENIADNVGLRAAFRAFTKERNKLLALYHWSRFNNFMSDKYFYLAFASIWCHTGATEHSDKHAPHKYRILGPIQNMENFAKTWQCYEMISRSRTNAMNSWERADKDICILW, from the exons ATGGTCTGTAAAAAAACTAATCATTATTCGTCTTCTTTACGCGTTTCAAGGTTGATCGTCGTGaccattttcattcaattgcCCTTTCTGATACGGATGGATAATCTTTTTCCATACGTGGATTATTCAAAGAATCCCTGTGATGATTTTTACACTTTTGCttgtggaaattttcaaaatgtacaTCCTGTCCCCGAGGGGTATAGTATTTGGGACGGGTTTATCAGATTGCAAAGAGAAGTCGATGAACGATTGAAAG AATTATTGGAGAACGAAAGATCTGTGGGAGATTCAAAGTCTTTTGTAAAAGCCCAGGACATGTACGCAGCTTGTATAGATACAAAAACTCGTGATAGGAGAGGAATTTCACCAATGTTAAAAGTATTGGAAGAAATTTGGCCTAAAAAAAATGAGGAGAGTACGATGTCTAAAATAACTTCGGCCGATTGGCAAAGAATGGCTAGATTCGTTGCTAATTATGgcgtgcaattttttttcaaactaacAGTTCGAACTGATATGTGGAATGCAACGAAAACTtcgatatat ATCGAGCACGATGATTTGACATTACCTACTGCATTGCTGCGACAACCAGTACGGATTTTGGACAATGATTTTTCTAGTAGAACCGACTCTACCTTTATCGaatatttgtcaaaaattatGATCATATTGCGGGATTTTACTGAAAGTGACATCAGCGATTATGAAATCAGCGCGAAAGCGAGAAGTATCAACGAATTCATGAACGTCTTGGCGGATCCAAAG GAATTAAATTACGGCAGAGATACCGCGAAGACTAATATTCCTAACGTAGGAAGTACGACGTTGGCAAAATTACAAGCTTGGACAGACGAAGTACTGGATCAATTTACCGACACG ATTAATTGGAGAACGTATCTACAGATCGCCTTCAAAAAGTCTAGGGTCAAAGTGAACAATGACACGCAGATTTTTATCACGAATCGAAGTCTGTTGCGTAACTTGTTAATATACGCGCACGAAACGGGAAAGGAGCTGTTGA ATGATTTCGTCTATAGTCGGATGGTCACTTTTATGGCACCTGAATTGTCATCagaaatgtacaatatttcaatGGATTTCTACATAAATCGCGGATACGTGCCTCCAGGTTATCCAACATGGAAGTATTGTCTCCACAAG GTTTTAGATTTTCCGAAAATCGGACTGAGCTTCACCGTCGCACAAAAATACCGAGAAAAATATGTTAGCGAAGAAAGAATCAAAAGGGCGCAGGAAATGATGGAAAAGTTGAGAGACGCTTTGGAAGAATTGATAGATGAGGCAGAATGGATGGACGACTTTACCAAAAATTATGCAATCTACAAATTGAATAGCATACTGATACTAACTGGAAGCCCGGATTATTTAAAAACTGAATCACAAGTGGATCAGTATTACAGAAAG CTGAAAATTTACAG ATGGACGCAATCACCACTAATCGTCAACGCTTATTACAACGGAATAAATAATAGAATAC TATTTCCCATCAGCACAATGGCAGAACCATTCTTCTCTGGCAATAGTGGAAG TTTTTTCGACTACGCTCGTATCGGTTCAGTAATGGCACACGAACTTACACACGCGTTCGACAGCCAAG GACGATTATTGGATGCTGAAGGCTCATTGAAAGGCTGGTGGTCCCAGTCAACTGAACAAGTATACgcgacaaaaataaaatgcttCATCAAACAATATAACCAGTACATTTCGGGAGATTCTAAAGCAACT ATAGACGGCAAGTACACGTTATCCGAAAATATTGCCGACAATGTTGGATTGAGAGCGGCCTTTAGAGCATTTACAAAAGAGAGAAACAAACTACTGGCTTTATATCATTGGAGCagattcaacaattttatgtCAGACAAATATTTCTACTTGGCATTTGCTTCG atttgGTGCCACACAGGTGCAACAGAACATAGCGACAAACACGCACCCCACAAATATCGCATACTGGGACCGATACAGAATATGGAAAATTTTGCCAAAACTTGGCAATGTTATGAGATGATTAGCAGAAGTCGAACGAATGCAATGAACTCCTGGGAGCGAGCAGACAAAGACATATGCATATTGTGGTAA
- the LOC107216637 gene encoding endothelin-converting enzyme 1-like isoform X2, whose translation MRLIVVTIFIQLPFLIRMDNLFPYVDYSKNPCDDFYTFACGNFQNVHPVPEGYSIWDGFIRLQREVDERLKELLENERSVGDSKSFVKAQDMYAACIDTKTRDRRGISPMLKVLEEIWPKKNEESTMSKITSADWQRMARFVANYGVQFFFKLTVRTDMWNATKTSIYIEHDDLTLPTALLRQPVRILDNDFSSRTDSTFIEYLSKIMIILRDFTESDISDYEISAKARSINEFMNVLADPKELNYGRDTAKTNIPNVGSTTLAKLQAWTDEVLDQFTDTINWRTYLQIAFKKSRVKVNNDTQIFITNRSLLRNLLIYAHETGKELLNDFVYSRMVTFMAPELSSEMYNISMDFYINRGYVPPGYPTWKYCLHKVLDFPKIGLSFTVAQKYREKYVSEERIKRAQEMMEKLRDALEELIDEAEWMDDFTKNYAIYKLNSILILTGSPDYLKTESQVDQYYRKLKIYRYDHFGNMNRLRSFSQWKNFAELRTYRNRNSWTQSPLIVNAYYNGINNRILFPISTMAEPFFSGNSGSFFDYARIGSVMAHELTHAFDSQGRLLDAEGSLKGWWSQSTEQVYATKIKCFIKQYNQYISGDSKATIDGKYTLSENIADNVGLRAAFRAFTKERNKLLALYHWSRFNNFMSDKYFYLAFASIWCHTGATEHSDKHAPHKYRILGPIQNMENFAKTWQCYEMISRSRTNAMNSWERADKDICILW comes from the exons ATGAG GTTGATCGTCGTGaccattttcattcaattgcCCTTTCTGATACGGATGGATAATCTTTTTCCATACGTGGATTATTCAAAGAATCCCTGTGATGATTTTTACACTTTTGCttgtggaaattttcaaaatgtacaTCCTGTCCCCGAGGGGTATAGTATTTGGGACGGGTTTATCAGATTGCAAAGAGAAGTCGATGAACGATTGAAAG AATTATTGGAGAACGAAAGATCTGTGGGAGATTCAAAGTCTTTTGTAAAAGCCCAGGACATGTACGCAGCTTGTATAGATACAAAAACTCGTGATAGGAGAGGAATTTCACCAATGTTAAAAGTATTGGAAGAAATTTGGCCTAAAAAAAATGAGGAGAGTACGATGTCTAAAATAACTTCGGCCGATTGGCAAAGAATGGCTAGATTCGTTGCTAATTATGgcgtgcaattttttttcaaactaacAGTTCGAACTGATATGTGGAATGCAACGAAAACTtcgatatat ATCGAGCACGATGATTTGACATTACCTACTGCATTGCTGCGACAACCAGTACGGATTTTGGACAATGATTTTTCTAGTAGAACCGACTCTACCTTTATCGaatatttgtcaaaaattatGATCATATTGCGGGATTTTACTGAAAGTGACATCAGCGATTATGAAATCAGCGCGAAAGCGAGAAGTATCAACGAATTCATGAACGTCTTGGCGGATCCAAAG GAATTAAATTACGGCAGAGATACCGCGAAGACTAATATTCCTAACGTAGGAAGTACGACGTTGGCAAAATTACAAGCTTGGACAGACGAAGTACTGGATCAATTTACCGACACG ATTAATTGGAGAACGTATCTACAGATCGCCTTCAAAAAGTCTAGGGTCAAAGTGAACAATGACACGCAGATTTTTATCACGAATCGAAGTCTGTTGCGTAACTTGTTAATATACGCGCACGAAACGGGAAAGGAGCTGTTGA ATGATTTCGTCTATAGTCGGATGGTCACTTTTATGGCACCTGAATTGTCATCagaaatgtacaatatttcaatGGATTTCTACATAAATCGCGGATACGTGCCTCCAGGTTATCCAACATGGAAGTATTGTCTCCACAAG GTTTTAGATTTTCCGAAAATCGGACTGAGCTTCACCGTCGCACAAAAATACCGAGAAAAATATGTTAGCGAAGAAAGAATCAAAAGGGCGCAGGAAATGATGGAAAAGTTGAGAGACGCTTTGGAAGAATTGATAGATGAGGCAGAATGGATGGACGACTTTACCAAAAATTATGCAATCTACAAATTGAATAGCATACTGATACTAACTGGAAGCCCGGATTATTTAAAAACTGAATCACAAGTGGATCAGTATTACAGAAAG CTGAAAATTTACAGGTACGACCATTTTGGAAATATGAATAGACTTCGAAGTTTCAgtcaatggaaaaatttcgcgGAGTTACGAACCTACCGAAATAGAAATTC ATGGACGCAATCACCACTAATCGTCAACGCTTATTACAACGGAATAAATAATAGAATAC TATTTCCCATCAGCACAATGGCAGAACCATTCTTCTCTGGCAATAGTGGAAG TTTTTTCGACTACGCTCGTATCGGTTCAGTAATGGCACACGAACTTACACACGCGTTCGACAGCCAAG GACGATTATTGGATGCTGAAGGCTCATTGAAAGGCTGGTGGTCCCAGTCAACTGAACAAGTATACgcgacaaaaataaaatgcttCATCAAACAATATAACCAGTACATTTCGGGAGATTCTAAAGCAACT ATAGACGGCAAGTACACGTTATCCGAAAATATTGCCGACAATGTTGGATTGAGAGCGGCCTTTAGAGCATTTACAAAAGAGAGAAACAAACTACTGGCTTTATATCATTGGAGCagattcaacaattttatgtCAGACAAATATTTCTACTTGGCATTTGCTTCG atttgGTGCCACACAGGTGCAACAGAACATAGCGACAAACACGCACCCCACAAATATCGCATACTGGGACCGATACAGAATATGGAAAATTTTGCCAAAACTTGGCAATGTTATGAGATGATTAGCAGAAGTCGAACGAATGCAATGAACTCCTGGGAGCGAGCAGACAAAGACATATGCATATTGTGGTAA
- the LOC107216637 gene encoding endothelin-converting enzyme 1-like isoform X1 produces MVCKKTNHYSSSLRVSRLIVVTIFIQLPFLIRMDNLFPYVDYSKNPCDDFYTFACGNFQNVHPVPEGYSIWDGFIRLQREVDERLKELLENERSVGDSKSFVKAQDMYAACIDTKTRDRRGISPMLKVLEEIWPKKNEESTMSKITSADWQRMARFVANYGVQFFFKLTVRTDMWNATKTSIYIEHDDLTLPTALLRQPVRILDNDFSSRTDSTFIEYLSKIMIILRDFTESDISDYEISAKARSINEFMNVLADPKELNYGRDTAKTNIPNVGSTTLAKLQAWTDEVLDQFTDTINWRTYLQIAFKKSRVKVNNDTQIFITNRSLLRNLLIYAHETGKELLNDFVYSRMVTFMAPELSSEMYNISMDFYINRGYVPPGYPTWKYCLHKVLDFPKIGLSFTVAQKYREKYVSEERIKRAQEMMEKLRDALEELIDEAEWMDDFTKNYAIYKLNSILILTGSPDYLKTESQVDQYYRKLKIYRYDHFGNMNRLRSFSQWKNFAELRTYRNRNSWTQSPLIVNAYYNGINNRILFPISTMAEPFFSGNSGSFFDYARIGSVMAHELTHAFDSQGRLLDAEGSLKGWWSQSTEQVYATKIKCFIKQYNQYISGDSKATIDGKYTLSENIADNVGLRAAFRAFTKERNKLLALYHWSRFNNFMSDKYFYLAFASIWCHTGATEHSDKHAPHKYRILGPIQNMENFAKTWQCYEMISRSRTNAMNSWERADKDICILW; encoded by the exons ATGGTCTGTAAAAAAACTAATCATTATTCGTCTTCTTTACGCGTTTCAAGGTTGATCGTCGTGaccattttcattcaattgcCCTTTCTGATACGGATGGATAATCTTTTTCCATACGTGGATTATTCAAAGAATCCCTGTGATGATTTTTACACTTTTGCttgtggaaattttcaaaatgtacaTCCTGTCCCCGAGGGGTATAGTATTTGGGACGGGTTTATCAGATTGCAAAGAGAAGTCGATGAACGATTGAAAG AATTATTGGAGAACGAAAGATCTGTGGGAGATTCAAAGTCTTTTGTAAAAGCCCAGGACATGTACGCAGCTTGTATAGATACAAAAACTCGTGATAGGAGAGGAATTTCACCAATGTTAAAAGTATTGGAAGAAATTTGGCCTAAAAAAAATGAGGAGAGTACGATGTCTAAAATAACTTCGGCCGATTGGCAAAGAATGGCTAGATTCGTTGCTAATTATGgcgtgcaattttttttcaaactaacAGTTCGAACTGATATGTGGAATGCAACGAAAACTtcgatatat ATCGAGCACGATGATTTGACATTACCTACTGCATTGCTGCGACAACCAGTACGGATTTTGGACAATGATTTTTCTAGTAGAACCGACTCTACCTTTATCGaatatttgtcaaaaattatGATCATATTGCGGGATTTTACTGAAAGTGACATCAGCGATTATGAAATCAGCGCGAAAGCGAGAAGTATCAACGAATTCATGAACGTCTTGGCGGATCCAAAG GAATTAAATTACGGCAGAGATACCGCGAAGACTAATATTCCTAACGTAGGAAGTACGACGTTGGCAAAATTACAAGCTTGGACAGACGAAGTACTGGATCAATTTACCGACACG ATTAATTGGAGAACGTATCTACAGATCGCCTTCAAAAAGTCTAGGGTCAAAGTGAACAATGACACGCAGATTTTTATCACGAATCGAAGTCTGTTGCGTAACTTGTTAATATACGCGCACGAAACGGGAAAGGAGCTGTTGA ATGATTTCGTCTATAGTCGGATGGTCACTTTTATGGCACCTGAATTGTCATCagaaatgtacaatatttcaatGGATTTCTACATAAATCGCGGATACGTGCCTCCAGGTTATCCAACATGGAAGTATTGTCTCCACAAG GTTTTAGATTTTCCGAAAATCGGACTGAGCTTCACCGTCGCACAAAAATACCGAGAAAAATATGTTAGCGAAGAAAGAATCAAAAGGGCGCAGGAAATGATGGAAAAGTTGAGAGACGCTTTGGAAGAATTGATAGATGAGGCAGAATGGATGGACGACTTTACCAAAAATTATGCAATCTACAAATTGAATAGCATACTGATACTAACTGGAAGCCCGGATTATTTAAAAACTGAATCACAAGTGGATCAGTATTACAGAAAG CTGAAAATTTACAGGTACGACCATTTTGGAAATATGAATAGACTTCGAAGTTTCAgtcaatggaaaaatttcgcgGAGTTACGAACCTACCGAAATAGAAATTC ATGGACGCAATCACCACTAATCGTCAACGCTTATTACAACGGAATAAATAATAGAATAC TATTTCCCATCAGCACAATGGCAGAACCATTCTTCTCTGGCAATAGTGGAAG TTTTTTCGACTACGCTCGTATCGGTTCAGTAATGGCACACGAACTTACACACGCGTTCGACAGCCAAG GACGATTATTGGATGCTGAAGGCTCATTGAAAGGCTGGTGGTCCCAGTCAACTGAACAAGTATACgcgacaaaaataaaatgcttCATCAAACAATATAACCAGTACATTTCGGGAGATTCTAAAGCAACT ATAGACGGCAAGTACACGTTATCCGAAAATATTGCCGACAATGTTGGATTGAGAGCGGCCTTTAGAGCATTTACAAAAGAGAGAAACAAACTACTGGCTTTATATCATTGGAGCagattcaacaattttatgtCAGACAAATATTTCTACTTGGCATTTGCTTCG atttgGTGCCACACAGGTGCAACAGAACATAGCGACAAACACGCACCCCACAAATATCGCATACTGGGACCGATACAGAATATGGAAAATTTTGCCAAAACTTGGCAATGTTATGAGATGATTAGCAGAAGTCGAACGAATGCAATGAACTCCTGGGAGCGAGCAGACAAAGACATATGCATATTGTGGTAA